Proteins encoded in a region of the Pseudochaenichthys georgianus chromosome 20, fPseGeo1.2, whole genome shotgun sequence genome:
- the zdhhc23b gene encoding palmitoyltransferase ZDHHC23-B, whose translation MKKRGKKHLEEEETLCCCEYVNRLGERSHVAACCCDCEDLDDACDRFLKRETQKPESLSHVAAVFTDRIRVPWLWGGARRVELSVIPPLILLPVLLHIAALHFLLGVVSLIALPGLVLWYYYSTHRKKGRTLFFLSLALFSIGYMYFLFLTEVLPRGDFGLIQPAVVTLGVMLTLAALLHTKRDPGIVRLNLEDVHSTVTYHSPLAERDSAVNGGKHDVTMTVANRAETAKQEEADLQESGRRSWCPVCKVVRPPRAGHCRICGVCVRRLDHHCVWINSCVGLANHRSFLLLLLLFLSTSLYGISLVLRSVCPDQLLLTALLYCPGVYDQYSAALCFTCAWYSSMVSCGLLHLLLVQIINVSFNVTEREARLALREKTARSSYWGLVVDTGVYSRGFRENWAEFMSMGEKLNPPTPLPTDLVALLGDGQKRD comes from the exons ATGAAGAAGCGTGGTAAAAAGcatctggaggaggaggagacgttGTGCTGCTGCGAGTATGTGAACAGACTGGGGGAGCGCAGCCATGTGGCCGCCTGCTGCTGCGACTGCGAGGACCTGGACGACGCCTGTGACCG GTTTCTAAAGAGGGAGACTCAGAAACCCGAGTCCCTGTCTCATGTGGCTGCAGTTTTCACAGACCGGATCCGAGTGCCCTGGCTGTGGGGGGGGGCTCGCAGAGTGGAGCTGTCCGTCATCCCTCCTCTCATCCTCCTCCCGGTGCTTCTTCACATCGCTGCCCTCCACTTCCTGCTGGGCGTGGTGTCTCTGATCGCTCTGCCCGGCCTGGTGCTGTGGTACTACTACTCCACCCACCGCAAGAAGGGCCGCACGCTGTTCTTCCTCAGCCTCGCCCTCTTCTCCATCGGGTACATGTACTTCTTGTTCCTCACCGAGGTGCTTCCCCGCGGGGATTTTGGTCTCATCCAGCCGGCTGTTGTAACTTTAGGGGTCATGCTCACCCTGGCGGCGCTTCTCCACACCAAGAGAGACCCTGGCATCGTGCGGCTGAACCTAGAGGACGTCCACAGCACGGTGACGTATCACAGCCCTCTGGCAGAGAGAGACTCTGCTGTGAACGGGGGGAAACACGACGTGACGATGACTGTAGCCAACAGGGCGGAAACGGCGAAGCAAGAGGAGGCGGATCTGCAGGAAAGCGGCCGTAGGAGCTGGTGTCCCGTGTGCAAAGTGGTGAGACCCCCGAGGGCGGGGCACTGTCGGATCTGTGGCGTCTGCGTCCGGCGTCTGGACCACCACTGTGTCTG GATAAACAGCTGTGTGGGGCTGGCCAATCACCGCAGCTTCCTGCTtctgctcctcctcttcctgtcGACGTCTTTGTACGGGATCAGCCTGGTGCTGCGGAGCGTGTGTCCGGATCAGCTGCTCCTCACCGCCCTGCTGTACTGCCCCGGGGTCTACGACCAGTACAG CGCTGCGCTGTGCTTCACCTGTGCGTGGTACAGCAGCATGGTGTCCTGCGGGCTGCTCCACCTGCTGCTGGTGCAGATCATCAACGTCAGCTTCAACGTGACGGAGCGCGAGGCCCGCCTGGCCCTGAGAGAGAAGACCGCTCGCAGCTCCTACTGGGGGCTCGTCGTGGACACCGGGGTCTACTCTCGAGGCTTCCGTGAAAACTGGGCTGAGTTCATGAgcatgggagaaaaactgaatcCCCCAACCCCCCTCCCCACAGACCTGGT TGCCTTGCTGGGAGACGGACAAAAACGAGACTGA